In the Hordeum vulgare subsp. vulgare chromosome 7H, MorexV3_pseudomolecules_assembly, whole genome shotgun sequence genome, one interval contains:
- the LOC123412554 gene encoding putative disease resistance RPP13-like protein 1, with translation MAVVLDSYVKRCAAALEEFAGQEACGALGIRDNVRGLLATLARINAVVSHEERRRVLSSRVDGWVVQVKDVMYEVDDVLDVCAAEGAKILADDHPPTPKVRCAFMFSCFRYSGPQKFHHEIGFAIRDIDIRLREIEDEMPLLPAAGPSVHSRARRDWFSTEMSRSCQDDAAKPRAAVGTQVRNSVGGLVPRLLREGKKKVEVFAIVGAVGIGKTTLAREIFTDERMNENFPICVWVKMSKDLSEVAFLKKIIAGAGVNVGDDAENKKELLSLLSSALSKRFLIVLDDLDSPGIWDDLLKDPLGDGVARGRILVTTRDEEVATGLKAVVHRVDKMDADNSWALLREQVFLESNSEEVKALEDVGMKIAEKCKGHPLAIKVIAGVLRSRGTSRDEWEMILKSDSWSMRPLLQQVPQALYLSYVDLPSELKECFLHCSLYPEDCPIRRFDLVRHWIAEGLVKARENKELEESAEEYYLELIGRNLLQPDPDNLDQCWITHDLLRSLARFLITDESILIDGQESSSMGALSSLSKPRHLALCNVENSLEDPITVKQQMSLRSLMLFNSPNVRVIDNLLLESATCLRVLDLSKTAIEALPKSVGTLRHLRYLNLDGTQVSDLPSSVGFLVNLQTLSLQGCQRLQKLPWSISELQELRCLCLEGTSLRYVPKGVGELKHLNHLSGLLIGQDNNDPEGCDLVHLRALSQLRYLDIDRLDRATSGAAALANKPFLKVLHLSEQAALFEEEENGEEQEDQEGAEKEENDEHEVSNAQWIRDDSAKVSEKIWNELTPPRSVEKLVIKNYQGRKFPNWMAGPKLSTSFPALAFLDLDNCMSCTTLPALGRLNQLKSLQISNADSVVTIGSEFLGTTVMSQAISFPKLEVLKLRNMKSLEDWSLTVEESQTLLPCLKSLHIQFCPKLKALPEGLKDAALCDLRVEGAHCLTEIKDLPKLSDELYLKDNRALQKISNLPALKSLTIDDCSKLKHVSGLDTLQHLRLVFPPSTETYYFEELVIFWSIAFPRWLELLIRLQANGLRRFELQCTLPLLRSCLEGGKNWHVVQQIPEVRITSTDGKKYIRYNKARRIYETNAQCEEKST, from the coding sequence ATGGCGGTGGTGCTGGACTCGTACGTGAAGCGGTGCGCGGCGGCGCTGGAGGAGTTCGCCGGGCAGGAGGCCTGCGGCGCGCTGGGCATCCGGGACAACGTGCGGGGCCTGCTGGCCACGCTGGCGCGCATCAACGCCGTCGTCTCCCACGAGGAGCGGCGGCGGGTGCTGAGCTCCCGGGTGGACGGGTGGGTGGTGCAGGTCAAGGACGTCATGtacgaggtggacgacgtgctcGACGTCTGCGCCGCCGAGGGCGCCAAGATCCTCGCCGACGACCACCCGCCCACGCCCAAGGTCCGCTGCGCCTTCATGTTCTCCTGCTTCCGCTACTCCGGCCCCCAGAAGTTCCACCACGAGATCGGCTTCGCCATCCGGGACATCGACATCAGGCTCAGGGAGATCGAGGACGAGATGCCACTGCTCCCCGCCGCCGGACCATCTGTGCACTCCCGCGCCAGGAGGGATTGGTTCAGTACTGAAATGTCCAGGAGCTGCCAGGACGACGCAGCCAAGCCTCGCGCGGCCGTGGGGACGCAGGTCCGGAACTCCGTGGGCGGCCTCGTGCCGAGGCTGCTCAGGGAGGGCAAGAAGAAGGTGGAAGTCTTCGCCATCGTCGGCGCGGTGGGGATCGGCAAGACCACGCTTGCCAGGGAGATATTCACTGATGAGAGGATGAACGAAAACTTCCCCATCTGCGTGTGGGTGAAGATGTCCAAGGATCTGTCCGAGGTTGCCTTCTTGAAGAAGATCATTGCAGGCGCCGGCGTAAATGTTGGGGATGATGCAGAGAACAAGAAGGAACTTCTCAGCCTCCTCAGCTCTGCTCTTTCAAAGAGGTTTCTCATTGTCTTGGATGACCTGGACAGCCCGGGGATATGGGACGATCTGCTGAAAGATCCTCTGGGAGACGGCGTGGCACGAGGCAGAATACTGGTCACGACACGGGACGAGGAAGTGGCGACAGGCTTGAAGGCAGTCGTCCACCGTGTCGACAAAATGGACGCGGATAACAGCTGGGCGTTACTGCGCGAACAGGTCTTCCTCGAGTCTAATTCAGAAGAGGTCAAAGCACTAGAGGATGTCGGCATGAAGATCGCGGAGAAATGCAAAGGCCATCCTCTGGCAATCAAGGTCATCGCTGGCGTCCTGAGGTCGAGAGGCACGAGCAGGGACGAGTGGGAGATGATCCTGAAGAGCGACTCTTGGTCCATGCGGCCGTTGCTTCAACAGGTGCCACAGGCTCTCTACTTGAGCTATGTCGATCTGCCTTCTGAACTCAAGGAGTGCTTCCTCCACTGCTCTCTGTATCCAGAGGACTGCCCCATTCGTCGCTTTGATCTTGTGCGGCACTGGATTGCCGAAGGCCTTGTCAAGGCCAGAGAGAACAAGGAACTGGAAGAGTCTGCTGAAGAGTACTATCTGGAGTTGATAGGCAGAAACTTGTTACAGCCTGACCCTGACAATCTTGACCAGTGCTGGATAACACATGATCTCCTACGCTCGCTGGCCCGCTTTCTGATAACAGATGAGAGTATCTTAATTGACGGTCAGGAGAGTTCGAGCATGGGcgcgttgtcctcgttgtcaaagcctcgacatcttgcattgtgtaacGTGGAGAACAGCTTGGAAGATCCGATTACAGTGAAGCAGCAGATGAGCCTGAGGTCACTGATGCTCTTCAACAGCCCGAATGTCAGAGTAATAGACAATCTTCTTCTCGAGTCAGCCACGTGCTTGCGTGTCTTGGACCTTAGCAAGACAGCTATAGAGGCTCTCCCGAAATCCGTTGGCACCTTGCGACATCTGAGGTACCTCAATCTTGACGGGACTCAGGTCAGCGACCTACCCTCCTCCGTCGGCTTCCTCGTAAATTTGCAGACCTTGAGCCTTCAAGGCTGTCAAAGATTACAGAAACTCCCTTGGTCCATAAGTGAACTGCAAGAGCTTAGATGCCTTTGTCTCGAGGGGACTTCCCTACGCTATGTGCCGAAAGGTGTGGGTGAATTGAAGCATCTTAACCATCTGTCTGGTCTACTCATTGGTCAGGACAACAATGATCCTGAGGGCTGTGACTTGGTTCACCTTAGAGCCTTGTCTCAGTTGAGGTACCTTGATATAGATAGACTTGATAGGGCTACTTCGGGAGCTGCTGCACTTGCAAACAAGCCATTCCTGAAGGTTCTACACCTGTCTGAGCAAGCAGCATTAttcgaagaagaagagaatggggAAGAACAGGAGGACCAAGAGGGTGcagagaaagaagaaaatgacGAACATGAAGTAAGCAATGCTCAGTGGATTAGAGATGATTCAGCTAAAGTGAGTGAAAAGATATGGAATGAGCTCACCCCACCCCGGAGCGTCGAGAAGCTCGTAATCAAGAATTACCAAGGTCGAAAGTTCCCAAACTGGATGGCTGGTCCCAAGCTAAGCACCTCCTTCCCTGCccttgccttccttgatcttGACAACTGCATGTCATGCACCACTCTGCCTGCGCTTGGCCGCCTGAACCAGCTCAAGTCCCTGCAAATCTCAAATGCAGACTCAGTTGTCACCATTGGTTCTGAATTCCTTGGTACCACTGTGATGTCGCAAGCCATCTcattccccaagcttgaggtttTGAAGCTAAGAAACATGAAGAGTCTGGAAGACTGGTCCTTAACTGTGGAAGAGAGCCAGACATTGCTGCCTTGTCTTAAGTCACTGCACATACAGTTCTGCCCTAAACTCAAAGCTCTGCCAGAAGGTCTGAAGGACGCTGCTCTGTGTGACCTTCGTGTCGAGGGTGCGCATTGCCTTACAGAGATAAAGGACCTGCCAAAACTTTCTGATGAACTCTATCTGAAGGACAACAGGGCGCTTCAGAAGATCTCCAACCTGCCCGCGCTCAAGTCCCTCACCATTGACGACTGCTCCAAGCTGAAGCACGTGTCGGGCCTCGACACGCTGCAGCATCTCAGGCTTGTGTTCCCCCCATCCACAGAGACATACTATTTCGAGGAGTTGGTCATCTTCTGGAGTATCGCGTTCCCACGATGGCTGGAGCTGCTGATCCGTTTGCAGGCCAATGGCCTGCGTCGGTTCGAGCTGCAGTGCACACTCCCTTTACTCAGGAGCTGCCTGGAGGGCGGGAAGAACTGGCACGTTGTACAGCAGATCCCTGAGGTGCGCATCACAAGCACTGATGGCAAGAAGTACATAAGGTACAACAAGGCCCGTCGCATCTACGAGACGAATGCTCAGTGTGAAGAGAAGTCTACCTAA